The following coding sequences lie in one Moritella viscosa genomic window:
- a CDS encoding membrane protein, whose product MTKKTLSNNISLLSISVALALTAGAAQASLGNLGTTFGLSPVDIASAQSFSLFNSQSSAAYYNPSALAATDQGEMYLGLLSGTPDMTAGDQTFDDATQPILVGMNVNVTNLFNFSYPIYFGLIAGIENYGTEMMAFSSATSGTGQLANYGEKPLFVAASGSIQIIPGLTIGGGAQVSLHADADMSLESELDGTASGNERVAVAAEPVITPIAGVTLDLGRMACGSDKSCAGNGIAFAAAFRGESYGQANIKAAATITQTVSDLPIKLLTYDAYQPDIISAGVRIKAGMVSLAFSAEQQKWSDLNDLMLGDTVKDQASVGFEDIIIPRAGIELNFNDTIRLMAGASYEKSPLDADKATLDVNYLSADKLVVGAGFSYFHKGTGLTAYPWQIDFAYQLQVLNPTDHTISHHDSANNYSVELEGTVSTISLSFATKF is encoded by the coding sequence ATGACTAAGAAGACACTTTCTAATAATATTTCTCTACTTTCTATATCCGTGGCATTAGCATTGACTGCGGGAGCTGCTCAGGCGAGTTTAGGTAACTTAGGTACAACGTTTGGTTTATCACCTGTTGATATTGCTTCTGCACAGTCTTTTTCTTTATTTAATTCACAGTCATCAGCTGCATATTACAATCCATCAGCACTTGCTGCGACGGATCAAGGTGAGATGTATTTAGGTTTGTTATCTGGCACCCCTGACATGACTGCTGGTGATCAAACATTTGATGACGCAACGCAACCGATACTTGTGGGTATGAATGTTAATGTTACCAACCTTTTTAATTTTTCTTACCCTATTTATTTTGGTCTGATTGCTGGTATCGAAAATTATGGTACCGAAATGATGGCGTTTAGTTCGGCAACGTCAGGTACAGGTCAGTTAGCCAATTATGGTGAGAAACCATTATTTGTTGCTGCATCGGGTTCAATTCAAATTATACCTGGTTTAACCATCGGTGGTGGTGCACAAGTATCATTGCATGCTGATGCTGATATGAGTCTAGAAAGTGAATTAGACGGTACAGCCTCAGGTAATGAGCGCGTTGCGGTTGCTGCGGAGCCAGTGATCACCCCCATCGCTGGTGTTACCTTAGATTTAGGGCGTATGGCATGTGGCAGTGATAAAAGTTGTGCGGGTAATGGTATTGCATTTGCTGCGGCTTTCCGTGGTGAAAGTTACGGTCAAGCAAACATTAAAGCGGCTGCAACAATTACTCAAACGGTATCCGATTTACCAATCAAGCTACTCACATATGATGCATACCAGCCAGATATTATTTCTGCAGGTGTGCGTATTAAAGCGGGAATGGTGAGTTTAGCATTCAGTGCAGAACAACAAAAATGGTCAGATTTGAATGACTTGATGTTAGGCGACACAGTGAAAGATCAAGCGAGTGTCGGTTTTGAAGACATTATTATTCCACGCGCAGGTATTGAGCTTAACTTCAACGATACAATTAGATTAATGGCGGGTGCAAGTTATGAAAAATCGCCATTAGACGCTGATAAAGCAACGCTGGATGTGAATTATTTAAGTGCAGATAAATTAGTGGTTGGTGCTGGTTTTTCTTATTTTCATAAAGGTACTGGTTTAACGGCTTATCCTTGGCAGATTGATTTTGCGTATCAACTACAAGTACTTAATCCAACAGACCACACGATCTCACATCATGATAGTGCAAACAATTATTCAGTTGAGTTAGAAGGCACTGTATCAACCATTTCACTTTCATTCGCGACTAAGTTTTAA
- a CDS encoding putative lipoprotein: MQGYTLKVFFSSVMAGLLSGCATSVDGLLLHDNLAFRNINEQSLFSSDKKLDIQYLGVGGYLFQYGDDSIMTAPSFTNPGLVNVSLPLPIETDTDLVDKLLPIEAKQAEFILVGHAHYDHLMDVPYIMQQHMPTTIAVGSTTMTNIVTAVIADERLFDITDYAAEGKQPGTWIYNRHHTIRFMPIKSDHAPHFMGIKVMSGTYQEALTELPSTAYGWKEGQTYAYVIDFLDNQQQTIYRIHYQDAASNSPDGLMPVINDTKAVDMAILCVAAFHQVDDYPEAILQQTQPKTIVLGHWEDFFDNNSFNNQNKSVEGVRMTNIDDFIQRVNVVKVNDARLILPVPFSWIQAY; encoded by the coding sequence ATGCAAGGTTATACACTGAAAGTATTTTTCAGCAGCGTTATGGCTGGGCTGCTATCTGGTTGTGCGACGTCTGTGGATGGTTTATTGCTACATGATAATTTAGCGTTTCGAAATATAAATGAACAATCGTTATTCAGTAGCGATAAAAAGCTCGATATTCAATATCTCGGCGTCGGGGGGTACTTATTTCAATATGGCGACGATAGCATTATGACGGCGCCCTCTTTTACTAACCCTGGATTGGTTAATGTTTCTTTGCCATTGCCGATTGAGACTGATACCGACTTGGTTGATAAACTATTACCTATAGAAGCAAAACAAGCTGAGTTTATTTTAGTGGGTCACGCGCATTATGATCATCTGATGGATGTGCCTTATATTATGCAACAGCATATGCCAACGACAATCGCTGTTGGCTCAACGACGATGACGAATATTGTGACTGCTGTTATCGCTGATGAGCGTTTATTTGATATTACGGATTATGCTGCAGAAGGTAAGCAACCGGGGACGTGGATATATAACCGTCATCACACCATTCGTTTTATGCCAATAAAATCAGATCATGCGCCACATTTTATGGGTATTAAAGTGATGTCTGGAACATATCAAGAAGCATTAACTGAATTACCCAGTACAGCTTATGGTTGGAAGGAAGGGCAAACTTATGCTTATGTCATCGACTTTTTAGATAATCAACAACAAACGATTTATCGTATCCATTATCAAGATGCCGCAAGTAACTCTCCGGACGGGTTAATGCCAGTGATCAATGATACTAAAGCGGTCGATATGGCAATTTTATGTGTTGCTGCATTTCATCAAGTTGATGATTATCCCGAAGCTATTTTGCAACAGACACAGCCAAAAACAATTGTGCTAGGGCACTGGGAAGACTTCTTTGATAACAACAGTTTTAATAATCAGAATAAATCAGTTGAAGGTGTGCGGATGACCAATATCGATGATTTTATTCAGCGGGTTAATGTGGTGAAGGTGAATGATGCGAGATTGATATTACCAGTCCCTTTTTCATGGATACAAGCGTACTAG
- a CDS encoding outer membrane protein, whose translation MKKSIFAKTLLMTSMAFMSISANAAEQEPLTTWEKAGVFSSTIIVGTIAGGPIGLVLGVAAGDWINNTWDKSIESDQLISENQQITENLLASELQNNQLQQDVLILDQQIQQISETDELNQQLVLDALQLDLLFAVNQSVIDITNQARLTQIADYLIENPTISIVLSGHADPSGQEELNINLAQQRAVAVHDKLISLGVNESNIQVHSFGAELASSKLGDLTQYPRDRKVSIEFIDDLKNNLHDSAADEIVMQF comes from the coding sequence ATGAAAAAATCTATCTTCGCAAAAACATTACTTATGACGTCAATGGCATTCATGAGCATCTCAGCAAATGCAGCAGAACAAGAACCACTAACAACATGGGAAAAAGCAGGTGTATTTTCATCAACCATTATCGTTGGGACCATTGCAGGTGGTCCAATTGGATTAGTACTCGGTGTTGCCGCCGGAGATTGGATTAATAATACTTGGGACAAATCAATTGAATCTGATCAGCTTATTTCAGAAAACCAACAGATAACAGAGAATTTATTGGCAAGTGAATTGCAAAATAATCAGCTGCAGCAAGATGTATTAATTTTGGACCAACAGATCCAGCAAATATCAGAGACAGATGAGTTAAACCAACAATTGGTATTAGATGCATTACAGTTAGACCTACTCTTTGCAGTCAATCAAAGCGTGATTGATATAACGAATCAAGCACGGTTAACACAAATAGCTGATTACTTAATAGAAAACCCAACAATAAGCATCGTTCTATCAGGTCATGCGGATCCAAGCGGACAAGAAGAACTGAACATTAATTTAGCACAACAAAGAGCTGTAGCAGTTCATGATAAGCTTATCTCGTTAGGGGTAAACGAAAGTAATATCCAAGTACATTCTTTTGGTGCGGAATTAGCCAGTTCTAAGTTAGGAGATCTTACTCAATATCCACGAGATCGCAAAGTGAGTATCGAATTTATCGATGACCTAAAAAACAATTTACATGATAGCGCTGCAGATGAAATAGTGATGCAATTCTAA
- a CDS encoding universal stress protein UspA, whose translation MTINNILCPTDFSDTANKAISYAAEMALKYDATLHLVSVINEIHGFDSFQVLAITPNDIHEHMLKITQEKLDELTTDIKPSIPLHTAVLEGHPSTEITQAAVNFDCDMIVIASHGRTGLEHILIGSVAESVTRQSHCPVLIVK comes from the coding sequence ATGACCATTAACAATATTCTTTGCCCAACCGACTTTTCAGATACAGCGAATAAAGCGATAAGCTATGCGGCAGAAATGGCATTAAAATATGATGCTACCTTACACTTAGTCAGTGTGATTAATGAGATCCATGGCTTTGATAGCTTTCAAGTACTTGCAATCACCCCAAATGACATTCACGAACACATGCTAAAAATAACGCAAGAAAAGCTCGATGAATTAACCACTGATATTAAGCCAAGCATACCATTACATACAGCCGTATTAGAGGGACACCCATCAACAGAAATTACGCAAGCAGCGGTTAATTTTGATTGTGATATGATCGTCATAGCAAGTCATGGTCGTACTGGATTGGAACATATCCTAATTGGCAGTGTTGCAGAATCAGTGACTCGCCAGTCTCACTGTCCTGTCTTGATCGTGAAATAA